One Streptomyces sp. CNQ-509 DNA window includes the following coding sequences:
- a CDS encoding DUF4188 domain-containing protein, giving the protein MARIEQGRVNVDTGHGFVLFLVGMRINYLWKVHKWWPAFTAMPKLLVELGEDPELGLLGSRMSRRGRTITVVQYWRSAEHIEDFSKSREHRHRSYWKWFNRAVGSDGDVGIWHELYHVRPGSYEARYINMPEFGLGAAFGAEPGRRAEPE; this is encoded by the coding sequence ATGGCGCGGATAGAGCAGGGCAGGGTGAATGTCGACACCGGCCACGGATTCGTCCTCTTCCTGGTGGGAATGCGGATCAATTACCTCTGGAAGGTGCACAAATGGTGGCCGGCGTTCACCGCGATGCCGAAGCTGCTGGTGGAACTCGGCGAGGATCCGGAACTCGGGCTGCTCGGCAGCAGAATGAGCCGCAGGGGACGCACGATCACGGTCGTCCAGTACTGGCGGTCGGCGGAGCACATCGAGGATTTCTCGAAATCGCGGGAACACCGGCACAGGTCGTACTGGAAGTGGTTCAACCGCGCCGTGGGCAGCGACGGGGACGTCGGCATCTGGCACGAGCTGTACCACGTGCGGCCGGGTTCCTATGAGGCCCGCTATATCAACATGCCGGAATTCGGACTCGGCGCCGCTTTCGGCGCGGAACCGGGCCGCAGAGCCGAACCGGAATGA